The Streptomyces europaeiscabiei genome window below encodes:
- a CDS encoding acetolactate synthase large subunit: MTEQATGAHHPQPRPRSGGPSTPVEHVTGAQSLIRSLEEVGADTVFGIPGGTILPAYDPMMDSKRVRHVLVRHEQGAGHAATGYAQATGKVGVCMATSGPGATNLVTPIADAHMDSVPLVAITGQVVSKAIGTDAFQEADIVGITMPITKHSFLVTKAEDIPRAIAQAFHIASSGRPGPVLVDIPKDILQAKTTFSWPPAMDLPGYRPVTKPHAKQIREAAKLITAAKRPVLYVGGGVIKAQATAELKVLAELTGAPVTTTLMALGAFPDSHPQHLGMPGMHGSVAAVTALQKADLIVALGARFDDRVTGKLDSFAPFAKIVHADIDPAEIGKNRAADVPIVGDAREVVADLIQAVQKEHSEGGQGDYTAWWKDLNRWRETYPLGYDQPADGSLSPQQVIERIGQLAPEGTIFTAGVGQHQMWAAHFIQYEKPATWLNSGGAGTMGYAVPAAMGAKAGAPAQTVWAIDGDGCFQMTNQELTTCALNNIPIKVAIINNGALGMVRQWQTLFYNQRYSNTVLHSGPDDVNPNARGTRVPDFVKLSEAMGCYAIRCESPDDLDKVIEEANSINDRPVVVDFVVHEDAMVWPMVAAGTSNDTIMAARDVRPDFGDNEDD; encoded by the coding sequence ATGACCGAGCAGGCCACCGGGGCCCACCATCCGCAGCCGCGGCCCCGATCCGGAGGACCGTCCACCCCCGTCGAGCACGTCACGGGTGCGCAGTCCCTCATTCGCTCGCTCGAGGAGGTCGGGGCCGACACGGTGTTCGGCATCCCCGGGGGCACCATCCTGCCGGCGTACGACCCGATGATGGACTCCAAGCGCGTGCGCCATGTGCTGGTCCGCCACGAGCAGGGCGCCGGGCACGCGGCCACCGGTTACGCGCAGGCCACCGGCAAGGTCGGGGTGTGCATGGCGACGTCCGGGCCGGGCGCCACCAACCTGGTCACCCCGATCGCGGACGCGCACATGGACTCCGTGCCGCTGGTCGCGATCACCGGGCAGGTCGTGTCCAAGGCGATCGGTACGGACGCCTTCCAGGAGGCGGACATCGTCGGCATCACCATGCCGATCACCAAGCACAGCTTCCTGGTCACCAAGGCGGAGGACATCCCCCGGGCGATCGCGCAGGCGTTCCACATCGCCTCCAGCGGCCGCCCGGGGCCGGTCCTGGTCGACATCCCCAAGGACATCCTCCAGGCGAAGACCACCTTCAGCTGGCCGCCGGCCATGGACCTGCCCGGCTACCGTCCGGTGACCAAGCCGCACGCCAAGCAGATCCGCGAGGCCGCCAAGCTGATCACCGCCGCCAAGCGGCCCGTCCTGTATGTCGGCGGCGGCGTCATCAAGGCGCAGGCGACGGCCGAGCTGAAGGTGCTGGCCGAGCTGACCGGCGCGCCCGTCACCACCACCCTGATGGCGCTCGGCGCGTTCCCCGACAGCCACCCGCAGCACCTGGGCATGCCCGGCATGCACGGTTCCGTGGCCGCCGTCACCGCGCTGCAGAAGGCCGACCTGATCGTCGCCCTCGGAGCCCGCTTCGACGACCGGGTCACGGGCAAGCTGGACAGCTTCGCGCCGTTCGCCAAGATCGTCCATGCGGACATCGACCCGGCCGAGATCGGCAAGAACCGCGCCGCCGACGTGCCGATCGTCGGTGACGCCCGCGAGGTCGTGGCCGACCTGATCCAGGCCGTGCAGAAGGAGCACAGCGAGGGCGGTCAGGGCGACTACACCGCCTGGTGGAAGGACCTCAACCGCTGGCGCGAGACCTACCCGCTCGGCTACGACCAGCCGGCCGACGGCTCGCTCTCCCCGCAACAGGTCATCGAGCGCATCGGACAGCTCGCCCCCGAGGGCACCATCTTCACGGCGGGCGTCGGCCAGCACCAGATGTGGGCCGCCCACTTCATCCAGTACGAGAAGCCCGCCACCTGGCTGAACTCCGGCGGCGCCGGAACGATGGGGTACGCGGTCCCGGCCGCCATGGGAGCCAAGGCCGGAGCCCCGGCGCAGACCGTCTGGGCGATCGACGGCGACGGCTGCTTCCAGATGACCAACCAGGAGCTCACCACCTGCGCCCTGAACAACATCCCGATCAAGGTCGCCATCATCAACAACGGTGCCCTCGGGATGGTCCGCCAGTGGCAGACCCTGTTCTACAACCAGCGCTACTCCAACACCGTCCTGCACAGCGGCCCGGACGACGTCAATCCGAACGCCCGCGGCACCCGTGTCCCCGACTTCGTGAAGCTGTCCGAGGCCATGGGCTGCTACGCGATCCGCTGCGAGTCCCCGGACGACCTCGACAAGGTCATCGAGGAGGCGAACTCGATCAACGACCGCCCGGTCGTCGTCGACTTCGTCGTCCACGAGGACGCGATGGTGTGGCCGATGGTCGCCGCCGGCACCTCGAACGACACGATCATGGCCGCCCGGGACGTCCGCCCCGACTTCGGCGACAACGAAGACGACTGA